In Drosophila nasuta strain 15112-1781.00 chromosome 2R, ASM2355853v1, whole genome shotgun sequence, a single genomic region encodes these proteins:
- the LOC132785690 gene encoding uncharacterized protein LOC132785690 encodes MDRIFGNVNNRFKNVGNMEGKRMALKLVGFYAMGWTLRKLLK; translated from the coding sequence ATGGATCGGATTTTTGGAAATGTCAACAATAGATTCAAGAACGTTGGCAATATGGAGGGCAAGCGGATGGCCCTCAAGCTCGTTGGATTCTATGCCATGGGTTGGACGCTGCGCAAACTCctcaaataa
- the LOC132785688 gene encoding protein spaetzle isoform X6, with product MPPFWWKLLKIMLLLFALFTTTTTTDDAPFMPSISTTMLGDQPASSDTWPYSQSESESESETESQAETNAKPKHYHQYQSLNHQQQSFKVQRSPDGKLNLVFNDPLVSLQTTTQQQHHQQPSTTHHQQQQPFNPQLQRPTPRRPISDIIVFPDSIDKYRTTTPPPPPSIDTGDHQCVDGFNQSRSFCTKVHNYPDLSGLKGVLANRFANFFSDEPQPTDVGLRINDDEQYLCNSHVRYLYPKLGQRLDLSWQIIVNTDDFKQGILIEECDHEGESCQFLDSFPNNYVPVCKQHYVIRHLATVNNASNGQPEVANEPFKIPSCCKCVIKSKFSGDSSP from the exons acgacAACCACGGACGATGCACCTTTCATGCCATCCATATCCACCACCATGCTTGGTGATCAGCCAGCATCATCCGATACTTGGCCATACTCgcaatcagaatcagaatcagaatcagaaacTGAGTCTCAGGCAGAGACAAATGCCAAGCCCAAGCACTATCATCAATATCAAAGCTTGAACCATCAGCAGCAATCGTTCAAAGTGCAGAGATCACCGGATGGCAAGCTGAATCTTGTCTTTAACGATCCACTCGTGTCTTTGCAGACCACAacccaacaacagcaccatCAACAGCCCTCAACTacgcatcatcagcagcagcagccgttcAATCCCCAATTGCAGCGACCAACACCACGTCGTCCCATTTCGGACA TTATCGTGTTTCCCGACTCTATAGATAAGTATCGGACAACtacgccaccgccaccgccatcgATCGATACGGGCGATCATCAGTGCGTCGATGGCTTCAATCAGAGCCGTTCCTTCTGCACCAAGGTCCACAACTATCCCGACTTGTCTGGACTGAAAGGTGTTTTGGCAAATCGATTTGCCAACTTCTTCAGCGATGAGCCACAGCCCACGGATGTGGGACTCCGCATCAACGATGACGAGCAGTATCTGTGCAACAGTCATGTGAGATACTTGTATCCCAAACTGGGTCAGCGCTTGGATCTCTCCTGGCAGATAATCGTGAATACAGATGACTTCAAGCAAGGCATTCTCATCGAGGAGTGCGA TCACGAGGGCGAGAGCTGTCAATTCCTGGACAGCTTTCCTAACAACTATGTGCCAGTCTGTAAACAACATTACGTGATACGCCATTTGGCCACGGTCAACAATGCCAGCAACGGGCAACCCGAGGTGGCCAACGAACCCTTCAAGATTCCTTCGTGCTGCAAGTGCGTGATAAAGAGCAAATTCTCGGGGGACAGCAGCCCTTGA
- the LOC132785688 gene encoding protein spaetzle isoform X8: protein MPPFWWKLLKIMLLLFALFTTTTTQQQHHQQPSTTHHQQQQPFNPQLQRPTPRRPISDIIVFPDSIDKYRTTTPPPPPSIDTGDHQCVDGFNQSRSFCTKVHNYPDLSGLKGVLANRFANFFSDEPQPTDVGLRINDDEQYLCNSHVRYLYPKLGQRLDLSWQIIVNTDDFKQGILIEECDHEGESCQFLDSFPNNYVPVCKQHYVIRHLATVNNASNGQPEVANEPFKIPSCCKCVIKSKFSGDSSP from the exons ACCACAacccaacaacagcaccatCAACAGCCCTCAACTacgcatcatcagcagcagcagccgttcAATCCCCAATTGCAGCGACCAACACCACGTCGTCCCATTTCGGACA TTATCGTGTTTCCCGACTCTATAGATAAGTATCGGACAACtacgccaccgccaccgccatcgATCGATACGGGCGATCATCAGTGCGTCGATGGCTTCAATCAGAGCCGTTCCTTCTGCACCAAGGTCCACAACTATCCCGACTTGTCTGGACTGAAAGGTGTTTTGGCAAATCGATTTGCCAACTTCTTCAGCGATGAGCCACAGCCCACGGATGTGGGACTCCGCATCAACGATGACGAGCAGTATCTGTGCAACAGTCATGTGAGATACTTGTATCCCAAACTGGGTCAGCGCTTGGATCTCTCCTGGCAGATAATCGTGAATACAGATGACTTCAAGCAAGGCATTCTCATCGAGGAGTGCGA TCACGAGGGCGAGAGCTGTCAATTCCTGGACAGCTTTCCTAACAACTATGTGCCAGTCTGTAAACAACATTACGTGATACGCCATTTGGCCACGGTCAACAATGCCAGCAACGGGCAACCCGAGGTGGCCAACGAACCCTTCAAGATTCCTTCGTGCTGCAAGTGCGTGATAAAGAGCAAATTCTCGGGGGACAGCAGCCCTTGA
- the LOC132785688 gene encoding protein spaetzle isoform X7 — protein MPPFWWKLLKIMLLLFALFTTLPAEDIEQRVRSIFKVHDGDGVMIFNTTTQQQHHQQPSTTHHQQQQPFNPQLQRPTPRRPISDIIVFPDSIDKYRTTTPPPPPSIDTGDHQCVDGFNQSRSFCTKVHNYPDLSGLKGVLANRFANFFSDEPQPTDVGLRINDDEQYLCNSHVRYLYPKLGQRLDLSWQIIVNTDDFKQGILIEECDHEGESCQFLDSFPNNYVPVCKQHYVIRHLATVNNASNGQPEVANEPFKIPSCCKCVIKSKFSGDSSP, from the exons TTGCCTGCCGAGGATATCGAGCAGCGTGTTCGTTCCATATTCAAGGTGCACGATGGCGATGGTGTAATGATTTTCAAT ACCACAacccaacaacagcaccatCAACAGCCCTCAACTacgcatcatcagcagcagcagccgttcAATCCCCAATTGCAGCGACCAACACCACGTCGTCCCATTTCGGACA TTATCGTGTTTCCCGACTCTATAGATAAGTATCGGACAACtacgccaccgccaccgccatcgATCGATACGGGCGATCATCAGTGCGTCGATGGCTTCAATCAGAGCCGTTCCTTCTGCACCAAGGTCCACAACTATCCCGACTTGTCTGGACTGAAAGGTGTTTTGGCAAATCGATTTGCCAACTTCTTCAGCGATGAGCCACAGCCCACGGATGTGGGACTCCGCATCAACGATGACGAGCAGTATCTGTGCAACAGTCATGTGAGATACTTGTATCCCAAACTGGGTCAGCGCTTGGATCTCTCCTGGCAGATAATCGTGAATACAGATGACTTCAAGCAAGGCATTCTCATCGAGGAGTGCGA TCACGAGGGCGAGAGCTGTCAATTCCTGGACAGCTTTCCTAACAACTATGTGCCAGTCTGTAAACAACATTACGTGATACGCCATTTGGCCACGGTCAACAATGCCAGCAACGGGCAACCCGAGGTGGCCAACGAACCCTTCAAGATTCCTTCGTGCTGCAAGTGCGTGATAAAGAGCAAATTCTCGGGGGACAGCAGCCCTTGA
- the LOC132785688 gene encoding protein spaetzle isoform X3 — MPPFWWKLLKIMLLLFALFTTLPAEDIEQRVRSIFKVHDGDGVMIFNTTTTDDAPFMPSISTTMLGDQPASSDTWPYSQSESESESETESQAETNAKPKHYHQYQSLNHQQQSFKVQRSPDGKLNLVFNDPLVSLQTTTQQQHHQQPSTTHHQQQQPFNPQLQRPTPRRPISDIIVFPDSIDKYRTTTPPPPPSIDTGDHQCVDGFNQSRSFCTKVHNYPDLSGLKGVLANRFANFFSDEPQPTDVGLRINDDEQYLCNSHVRYLYPKLGQRLDLSWQIIVNTDDFKQGILIEECDHEGESCQFLDSFPNNYVPVCKQHYVIRHLATVNNASNGQPEVANEPFKIPSCCKCVIKSKFSGDSSP, encoded by the exons TTGCCTGCCGAGGATATCGAGCAGCGTGTTCGTTCCATATTCAAGGTGCACGATGGCGATGGTGTAATGATTTTCAAT acgacAACCACGGACGATGCACCTTTCATGCCATCCATATCCACCACCATGCTTGGTGATCAGCCAGCATCATCCGATACTTGGCCATACTCgcaatcagaatcagaatcagaatcagaaacTGAGTCTCAGGCAGAGACAAATGCCAAGCCCAAGCACTATCATCAATATCAAAGCTTGAACCATCAGCAGCAATCGTTCAAAGTGCAGAGATCACCGGATGGCAAGCTGAATCTTGTCTTTAACGATCCACTCGTGTCTTTGCAGACCACAacccaacaacagcaccatCAACAGCCCTCAACTacgcatcatcagcagcagcagccgttcAATCCCCAATTGCAGCGACCAACACCACGTCGTCCCATTTCGGACA TTATCGTGTTTCCCGACTCTATAGATAAGTATCGGACAACtacgccaccgccaccgccatcgATCGATACGGGCGATCATCAGTGCGTCGATGGCTTCAATCAGAGCCGTTCCTTCTGCACCAAGGTCCACAACTATCCCGACTTGTCTGGACTGAAAGGTGTTTTGGCAAATCGATTTGCCAACTTCTTCAGCGATGAGCCACAGCCCACGGATGTGGGACTCCGCATCAACGATGACGAGCAGTATCTGTGCAACAGTCATGTGAGATACTTGTATCCCAAACTGGGTCAGCGCTTGGATCTCTCCTGGCAGATAATCGTGAATACAGATGACTTCAAGCAAGGCATTCTCATCGAGGAGTGCGA TCACGAGGGCGAGAGCTGTCAATTCCTGGACAGCTTTCCTAACAACTATGTGCCAGTCTGTAAACAACATTACGTGATACGCCATTTGGCCACGGTCAACAATGCCAGCAACGGGCAACCCGAGGTGGCCAACGAACCCTTCAAGATTCCTTCGTGCTGCAAGTGCGTGATAAAGAGCAAATTCTCGGGGGACAGCAGCCCTTGA